The Chitinophagaceae bacterium genome window below encodes:
- a CDS encoding PAS domain-containing protein, whose translation MQQQQNLISKKLLSIAVTPAAKLTYVYLILSITWILLGDWAVYTFASNDHNMLEKLQSMKGLLFVGISATVLYLLSNKFYTDLKLSTQKNEMMEQSFAALNEAARSGIIDLNLITQTATINEKMKFFLPSSTSFVDNFLNRYYDRIHPNDKERVLQEYTDIINSQNDIWKTEYSLLAGDNDYYHVVNSIYIVHDKETGHAIQLIGEIQDISKLKNLQADYYDQQLKHKQRLASSIIKAQENERNRWAEELHDNVSQLLSVSNLYLSSIQLKQEENISLLLKAKEMVTEAQQEIRLLSSSIKPPVFSFTTLNQALDKLIADIIRVKKIGFHLNSTDLDEGELDDQHKLLVYRIVQEQLNNIIKYADAGHIDITISNRNDNVHIRISDDGKGFDTKQIQTGLGLRNIQTRLQLYKGHMKIESSPGEGCKLYVSFSAGLTLAY comes from the coding sequence ATGCAACAGCAACAAAATCTTATCAGCAAAAAGCTACTTTCAATTGCAGTTACTCCTGCAGCAAAACTCACTTACGTGTACCTCATCCTGAGCATTACCTGGATTTTGCTTGGCGATTGGGCCGTTTATACATTTGCAAGCAATGACCATAACATGCTTGAAAAATTACAGTCGATGAAAGGGCTGCTTTTTGTGGGAATTTCAGCCACTGTTTTATATCTCTTAAGCAATAAATTTTATACCGACCTGAAATTAAGTACTCAGAAAAATGAAATGATGGAGCAAAGCTTTGCAGCCCTGAATGAAGCTGCACGCAGTGGCATTATTGATCTGAACTTAATTACACAAACAGCAACGATCAATGAAAAGATGAAGTTCTTTCTGCCCTCTTCCACTTCTTTTGTTGATAATTTTTTGAACCGTTATTACGATCGCATTCATCCAAACGATAAGGAAAGAGTGTTACAGGAGTATACTGACATCATTAACTCGCAGAACGATATCTGGAAAACCGAATACAGTCTTCTTGCAGGCGATAACGACTACTACCATGTTGTCAACAGCATTTACATCGTACATGATAAAGAAACTGGCCATGCCATTCAACTGATTGGCGAAATACAGGATATCAGTAAATTAAAAAATCTGCAGGCAGACTATTATGATCAGCAGCTGAAACATAAACAACGTCTTGCTTCGTCCATCATTAAAGCGCAGGAAAATGAACGCAACCGCTGGGCAGAGGAATTACATGACAATGTATCGCAACTGCTTTCAGTGTCCAATCTATACCTTTCAAGTATTCAATTGAAACAGGAAGAGAATATTTCCCTGCTGCTCAAAGCAAAAGAAATGGTAACAGAAGCACAGCAGGAAATCCGATTGCTTTCATCGAGTATTAAACCACCGGTTTTTTCTTTTACAACATTAAACCAGGCACTGGATAAACTGATTGCTGACATTATCCGTGTTAAAAAAATAGGTTTTCATCTCAACTCTACAGATCTCGATGAGGGAGAACTGGACGATCAGCACAAATTGCTGGTTTACCGTATTGTTCAGGAACAGCTGAATAATATTATTAAATACGCAGATGCAGGTCACATTGATATAACTATTTCAAACAGGAATGACAATGTACATATCCGTATTTCAGATGATGGAAAAGGATTTGATACAAAGCAGATTCAAACCGGCCTTGGCCTGCGAAATATTCAAACCCGTTTACAATTGTATAAAGGGCACATGAAAATTGAATCATCACCGGGAGAAGGCTGTAAACTGTATGTTTCTTTTTCAGCCGGGCTCACTTTAGCCTATTAA
- a CDS encoding T9SS type A sorting domain-containing protein, protein MSKKFYPFFLLFLLFAAGTSAQFCNNFTASAVTIESRCAATGKIIITAANGSGTYNYSVTGPVSTPYTSNDTIDGLPAGVYQVFVKDVVDGCFYTIPSVIVGGSYHDPRFDLLRTNVTCINGTDGTITVDNVQFGRPPFSYTIVAPSTYGIGTTNSTGVFTDLVAGSYFIQQRDSCGGIQTRNISILNYDWFIDQSSVTKFDCDSADIFIKLKDIFGNVNTSGNMFDGFTYGAITPAGDTISFNTNNFQILLGNFRTLKLFAKDKCGNIKTVNWTDNKKPTLASAVTQFNQECNFFSVRVTGQQNLTNPNYCLYDSVDNLITCNTSGQFDSLAYGSYCIKMTDVCFDTVITRCFTAVKPIPNVAANVTVTNGDDCQHFNVSVSGQTNLFNPQFCLYDSLNVLIGCNSNGVFNNLPVGNYCMQISGSICNDTTIQRCFTIAPVELGPGVGVDFSNFNCNSFTGTITGTTGLGNAHYCLYDSLNVLIGCNYTGVFDSLAFGSYCMTIETSILTGACADTTFTRCFTVTKPAPSVDDVITEKTCSLFKATIPGTQNMFNPSFCLYQNNVLIICNTTGVFDSLAFGNYCIRVTDSCADTTIEKCFEVLADVIDITVKARASCSIDQTKITVTVDTGTGPFELKIFDQSGTLITTINTSNTTIVIDSLSNLLTGDRYTVTVSDGCGNLATTTVAPVASYFTKSSVITRNCPGGSFTQGSSDIELTLNSNLAKVFPSIIKKDGATVSISYSFSNSSQTVFTFKDLEPGTYIIRSRVNNSCNLSLYDTITVTAYQYPSLQNSTLYRCDDNSFNITAVTTGGITPAMYEIIGSIPNTPSIIAPPQSSPIFNINNGTAYSLVRLRVLDACGNASINDISTVPLVNVVINVQGGCIFDTANLSVDPVPGATYSWYKKISAVDSILIGNTSSYYIPFITLADTAMYVCKVELQTGCITRLAYYRITGYCDMVLDDSNIKLQGKKSGADVLISWKVNSESDLKEYVLERKRSDESQYTAIYQQQVKGTNGIYLFTDTKPGHSKTYYRLRVVKQNGNTAYTNFITIRNDAAENSFITYPNPVKDVLTVQLNNTSLKEIVWKLSDINGRVIQEKRISVLPQQNFSLLRPLTAHPGMYLLSITDTKTNTTVTKKIMLQ, encoded by the coding sequence ATGAGTAAAAAATTTTACCCATTTTTTTTATTGTTTCTTTTATTTGCTGCAGGGACCTCTGCGCAGTTTTGTAATAATTTTACTGCATCAGCTGTAACGATTGAATCGAGATGTGCTGCAACAGGTAAAATTATTATTACCGCCGCCAATGGGTCGGGTACCTATAACTATTCAGTAACAGGTCCTGTTTCTACTCCCTATACATCAAATGATACGATTGACGGGTTACCCGCCGGTGTGTACCAGGTTTTTGTAAAAGATGTAGTTGATGGTTGTTTTTATACTATCCCAAGTGTAATAGTTGGCGGATCTTATCACGATCCACGCTTTGATCTGTTAAGAACAAATGTTACCTGCATCAACGGAACTGACGGAACTATAACAGTTGACAATGTGCAATTTGGCCGTCCGCCTTTTTCTTATACAATTGTAGCCCCATCAACTTACGGAATTGGCACAACCAATTCCACCGGTGTGTTTACTGACTTAGTTGCCGGCTCCTATTTTATTCAGCAAAGAGATTCTTGCGGTGGTATTCAAACAAGGAATATCAGCATTCTTAACTACGACTGGTTTATCGATCAATCATCTGTTACAAAGTTTGATTGCGACAGTGCAGATATTTTCATTAAGCTGAAAGATATTTTCGGAAACGTAAATACATCGGGAAATATGTTTGATGGATTTACTTACGGAGCCATTACACCAGCCGGCGATACGATTTCATTTAACACAAACAACTTCCAGATCCTGCTCGGAAATTTCAGGACTCTGAAACTCTTTGCAAAAGATAAATGCGGTAATATTAAAACGGTAAACTGGACCGACAACAAGAAACCAACACTTGCCTCTGCGGTTACACAATTCAATCAGGAGTGTAATTTTTTCTCTGTAAGAGTTACCGGCCAGCAAAACCTTACCAATCCGAATTACTGCCTGTACGACAGCGTTGATAATTTAATTACCTGTAACACAAGCGGCCAGTTTGATAGTTTAGCTTATGGTTCCTACTGCATTAAAATGACCGATGTTTGTTTTGACACTGTAATTACCCGTTGCTTTACTGCTGTAAAACCAATTCCAAATGTTGCAGCCAATGTAACCGTTACAAACGGAGATGACTGCCAGCATTTTAATGTATCGGTAAGTGGACAAACAAATTTATTCAACCCGCAATTTTGCCTGTACGACAGTCTGAATGTATTGATAGGCTGTAACAGCAACGGCGTTTTCAATAATTTGCCCGTTGGCAATTATTGTATGCAGATATCAGGTTCAATCTGTAACGACACAACGATTCAGCGTTGCTTTACCATTGCTCCTGTTGAGCTTGGGCCGGGAGTTGGTGTTGATTTTTCGAATTTCAACTGTAATTCTTTCACAGGTACAATTACCGGCACTACCGGACTTGGCAATGCACATTACTGCTTATACGATAGCCTTAACGTATTAATTGGATGTAATTACACAGGTGTATTTGACAGTCTTGCATTTGGCTCTTACTGTATGACCATTGAAACTTCTATTCTTACCGGAGCATGTGCCGATACCACCTTTACAAGATGCTTTACGGTAACAAAACCTGCTCCGTCTGTTGATGATGTAATTACTGAAAAAACATGCAGCTTATTCAAAGCAACCATACCCGGTACACAGAACATGTTTAATCCGAGCTTCTGTTTGTATCAAAATAATGTACTGATCATTTGCAATACAACAGGAGTTTTTGACAGTCTTGCTTTTGGCAACTACTGTATAAGAGTAACTGATTCCTGTGCAGATACAACCATTGAAAAATGTTTTGAAGTACTGGCCGATGTAATTGATATTACAGTGAAAGCAAGAGCTTCCTGCAGTATAGATCAAACAAAAATTACTGTGACAGTTGATACAGGTACGGGGCCTTTCGAATTAAAAATCTTTGATCAGTCGGGCACCCTCATAACCACTATTAATACCAGCAATACAACGATTGTTATTGACAGTTTATCAAATCTCCTAACTGGTGACCGATACACGGTAACAGTAAGTGATGGTTGTGGAAACCTTGCAACAACAACAGTTGCACCGGTAGCGTCTTACTTTACAAAGAGTTCTGTTATTACAAGAAATTGCCCGGGTGGTTCATTTACACAAGGATCATCCGACATTGAATTGACACTGAACTCAAATCTTGCGAAAGTATTTCCTTCAATCATAAAAAAGGATGGAGCAACGGTGAGTATATCCTATTCATTCTCCAATTCTTCACAAACAGTCTTTACGTTTAAAGACCTGGAGCCGGGAACTTATATTATCAGGAGCCGTGTGAATAATTCATGTAACCTGAGTTTGTATGATACAATTACAGTAACTGCCTATCAATATCCATCACTGCAAAACTCAACACTTTACCGTTGTGATGATAACAGTTTTAATATAACAGCTGTTACAACTGGAGGAATTACTCCGGCCATGTATGAAATCATCGGAAGCATTCCAAACACACCATCCATCATTGCACCGCCTCAAAGCAGTCCTATTTTCAATATCAATAATGGAACAGCTTATTCACTGGTGAGGTTAAGAGTACTTGATGCATGCGGAAACGCTTCTATCAACGATATCAGTACAGTGCCTCTTGTAAACGTTGTTATTAATGTACAGGGAGGATGTATTTTCGATACGGCAAATCTTAGTGTTGATCCTGTACCCGGTGCTACTTACAGCTGGTACAAAAAGATTTCAGCAGTTGACAGTATATTGATCGGAAATACTTCCAGTTATTATATTCCTTTTATCACCCTTGCAGATACAGCCATGTATGTTTGTAAAGTTGAGTTACAAACCGGATGTATTACCAGGTTAGCGTATTACAGGATAACGGGTTACTGCGACATGGTTCTGGATGACAGTAATATTAAGCTGCAGGGCAAAAAATCAGGTGCTGATGTGTTGATCAGCTGGAAAGTAAACAGCGAGTCTGATCTGAAAGAATATGTTCTTGAAAGGAAACGAAGCGATGAAAGCCAGTATACCGCCATTTACCAACAGCAGGTAAAAGGCACAAATGGAATTTATTTATTTACTGATACTAAGCCGGGACATTCAAAAACCTATTACCGTCTTCGTGTGGTAAAACAAAACGGCAATACGGCTTATACAAACTTCATTACAATCAGAAATGATGCCGCTGAAAACAGTTTCATCACATACCCTAATCCTGTAAAAGATGTGCTTACCGTACAGTTAAATAATACAAGCCTGAAGGAAATTGTATGGAAGTTATCTGACATCAATGGAAGAGTGATACAGGAAAAGAGAATCTCAGTACTGCCGCAGCAGAATTTCTCCTTGCTGCGTCCGTTAACTGCTCATCCGGGTATGTATCTGTTAAGTATCACTGATACAAAAACCAATACAACCGTCACAAAGAAAATCATGTTACAATAA